From one Staphylococcus kloosii genomic stretch:
- a CDS encoding methionine ABC transporter ATP-binding protein, with amino-acid sequence MIELNQIVKRYKTKKQEVLAVDHVDLNIETGSIFGVIGFSGAGKSTLVRLLNNLEQPTSGDVIIDGDNIGQLSKSALRQKRQKVSMIFQHFNLLWSRTVLNNITFPLEIAGVSRQQAKKRAQELIELVGLQGRENAYPSQLSGGQKQRVGIARALANEPTVLLCDEATSALDPQTTDEILDLLLKVKEQSNITIVIITHEMHVIRRICDEVAVMESGRVIEQGTVNDVFEHPKHQVTKRFVKDDLNDDFDESIDDLGALQPGDYIVRLNFVGNNTTEPIVSYITKTHNIDVNILEANIKNSKNGSIGFLVLHLPNVGTNQFDTFKENLESQQVSVEVLRHG; translated from the coding sequence ATGATTGAGTTAAATCAAATCGTCAAACGTTATAAGACGAAAAAGCAAGAAGTTCTTGCTGTCGATCATGTTGATTTAAACATAGAAACTGGCTCAATTTTTGGCGTGATTGGTTTTTCAGGAGCGGGAAAAAGTACTTTAGTTAGACTTTTAAACAATTTGGAACAGCCAACATCTGGTGATGTCATTATTGATGGAGACAATATAGGACAGTTGTCTAAATCAGCATTACGTCAAAAACGTCAAAAAGTAAGCATGATATTTCAACATTTTAATTTATTATGGTCTAGAACCGTATTAAACAATATTACGTTCCCTTTAGAAATTGCTGGCGTATCACGACAACAAGCAAAAAAGAGAGCGCAAGAATTAATCGAGCTTGTAGGCTTGCAAGGAAGAGAAAACGCATATCCTTCGCAGCTATCAGGTGGGCAGAAGCAGCGTGTAGGTATTGCACGTGCGCTTGCAAATGAGCCAACTGTATTACTTTGCGATGAGGCGACAAGTGCATTAGACCCTCAAACGACAGACGAAATTCTTGATTTACTGTTGAAAGTTAAAGAACAAAGCAATATAACTATTGTAATAATCACTCATGAAATGCATGTAATTCGTCGCATTTGCGATGAAGTTGCGGTAATGGAGAGTGGACGAGTGATTGAACAAGGTACAGTTAATGATGTTTTTGAACACCCTAAACATCAAGTGACAAAACGTTTTGTTAAAGACGATTTGAATGATGACTTTGACGAATCTATCGATGACTTAGGTGCATTACAGCCTGGAGATTACATAGTAAGATTAAACTTTGTAGGCAATAATACTACAGAACCAATCGTTTCATATATAACTAAGACACATAATATTGATGTGAATATTTTAGAAGCCAATATTAAAAATAGTAAAAATGGTTCAATTGGATTTTTAGTATTACATTTACCAAATGTAGGCACTAATCAATTCGACACTTTCAAAGAAAACCTAGAGTCGCAACAAGTATCAGTGGAGGTGTTACGTCATGGGTAA
- a CDS encoding thioredoxin family protein encodes MNVTKEQRVNVEEHFNEEKHLIFGYTPTCGTCKVSERMLDIANDILKLPITKIDLNLHPDFSQQHEIQSVPVLMVMSKGSELKRLYAFQSVPYLLENLKK; translated from the coding sequence ATGAACGTAACAAAAGAACAACGAGTTAATGTAGAAGAACATTTCAATGAAGAAAAACATTTAATTTTTGGATATACACCTACATGTGGTACGTGTAAAGTTTCAGAAAGAATGTTAGATATCGCGAACGACATTTTAAAATTACCAATCACTAAGATTGATTTGAATTTACATCCTGATTTTAGTCAACAACATGAAATTCAATCAGTCCCTGTTCTAATGGTGATGTCAAAAGGTTCAGAACTAAAACGATTATACGCTTTTCAGTCTGTTCCTTATTTGTTAGAAAATTTAAAAAAATAA
- a CDS encoding toprim domain-containing protein encodes MTLLNKVIVVEGKSDKLQVNKVLDEPVQIICTHGTMSIDKIDKMIDTLYDKQVFILVDSDDEGEKIRSWFKRYLSESKHIKVDKQYCEVARCPKPYLSRLLEKNGFIVKDEEQLDKAQLENIAERVSLIT; translated from the coding sequence ATGACTCTATTAAATAAAGTAATTGTCGTTGAAGGTAAATCAGATAAACTGCAAGTAAACAAAGTGCTTGATGAACCTGTACAGATAATATGCACTCACGGTACCATGAGTATTGATAAAATTGATAAAATGATTGACACACTTTATGATAAACAAGTATTCATCTTGGTTGATTCAGATGATGAAGGTGAAAAAATTCGTAGTTGGTTCAAAAGATATTTAAGTGAAAGTAAACATATAAAAGTAGATAAACAATATTGTGAAGTAGCACGATGTCCTAAACCTTATTTATCTAGGTTATTAGAAAAAAATGGCTTTATAGTTAAAGACGAAGAACAGTTAGACAAAGCACAATTAGAAAATATAGCTGAAAGGGTAAGTTTGATAACATGA